In a single window of the Photobacterium profundum SS9 genome:
- a CDS encoding MarR family winged helix-turn-helix transcriptional regulator: MSDYKSLESLFNLVHVLKRQLHNQIEQLDLGMAPMHVRVMKIIDKKKPCTAIDIASFLDRDKAQVTRLVSTLIENGLITKTPNPNDKRSHYLSITDTGMDIIKTISKVDTETRQIMMEDLSPEEITEFQRIADIMAKNLRSRRT; the protein is encoded by the coding sequence ATGTCTGACTACAAATCATTAGAAAGCTTGTTTAACTTAGTCCATGTACTAAAGCGTCAGCTGCATAATCAAATAGAACAACTCGATTTGGGTATGGCCCCAATGCATGTTCGAGTGATGAAGATAATTGATAAGAAAAAGCCTTGTACTGCAATTGATATCGCAAGCTTTTTAGATCGGGATAAGGCTCAGGTAACACGTTTAGTGAGTACGTTGATTGAGAACGGCTTGATTACTAAAACGCCAAATCCAAACGACAAACGCAGTCATTACTTGTCTATCACAGATACAGGCATGGATATTATCAAGACAATTTCAAAGGTTGATACCGAAACACGTCAAATAATGATGGAAGATCTCAGTCCTGAAGAAATTACTGAATTTCAACGAATTGCAGATATAATGGCTAAAAACCTTCGCTCGCGCCGAACTTGA
- a CDS encoding peptide-methionine (S)-S-oxide reductase, with the protein MEELYFAGGCLWGVQEFMKTLPGVVSTEAGRANGSTYNTSGEYDGYAECVCTQFDPTAVSVEQLMDYFFEIIDPYSVNKQGEDVGEKYRTGIYSKNPKHLVLVTCYLQAREDADKVAIEVLPLSNYVKSDDEHQDRLTLHPNDYCHIPKNILYKYKDE; encoded by the coding sequence ATGGAAGAGTTGTATTTTGCGGGGGGATGTCTTTGGGGCGTTCAGGAATTTATGAAGACGCTGCCAGGTGTTGTTTCGACAGAGGCTGGACGCGCGAATGGTTCTACCTACAATACCTCTGGTGAGTATGATGGCTATGCCGAGTGCGTTTGTACTCAATTTGATCCAACTGCCGTTTCTGTTGAGCAGCTAATGGATTATTTCTTTGAGATTATTGATCCTTATAGCGTTAATAAGCAAGGGGAAGATGTAGGAGAAAAGTATCGAACCGGTATTTACAGCAAGAACCCAAAACATCTGGTTCTAGTGACTTGCTATCTTCAAGCGAGAGAAGATGCTGACAAGGTTGCTATTGAGGTTCTGCCGTTATCTAACTATGTAAAAAGTGATGATGAGCATCAAGATAGGCTAACTTTACATCCTAATGATTACTGTCATATTCCGAAAAATATCTTGTACAAATACAAAGATGAGTAA
- a CDS encoding ArsR/SmtB family transcription factor — MNKEKQASKQEELNCEDAGCITVLNDIIIDEAKEQAIAMAAKAISHPARVRILRILARQQGCLNSDLVGELGLAQSTVSEHLRILREAGFVIAEPKPPRTCFTLNRVKLDEFGALLSYL, encoded by the coding sequence ATGAATAAAGAAAAGCAGGCATCAAAGCAAGAAGAGTTGAACTGTGAAGATGCAGGCTGTATCACTGTTTTGAATGACATCATCATTGATGAAGCAAAAGAACAAGCGATTGCAATGGCTGCTAAAGCGATATCTCACCCGGCACGAGTTAGAATTTTGCGTATATTAGCTCGCCAGCAAGGTTGTCTTAATAGTGATCTGGTTGGTGAACTTGGCTTAGCTCAGTCGACGGTTTCAGAACATTTACGCATTTTACGGGAAGCTGGTTTCGTTATTGCTGAACCTAAACCACCTAGAACATGTTTCACTCTAAATAGAGTAAAACTTGATGAATTTGGTGCATTACTCAGCTACCTATAA
- a CDS encoding DUF3861 domain-containing protein, with protein MPPKTRKENCYRITIEDVNSEQDTGKTLQFEFQDREDLFKIVENLKQGSGLEESLATKVGVALRLLGPVMMANRKHALFVDFMPHFKAFMHNLKSTVKNAVKDK; from the coding sequence ATGCCCCCTAAAACTAGAAAAGAAAATTGTTATCGTATCACCATTGAAGACGTTAACTCGGAACAAGATACTGGAAAAACACTACAGTTTGAATTTCAAGACAGAGAAGATTTGTTCAAGATTGTAGAAAATTTAAAGCAAGGCAGTGGCTTAGAAGAGTCTCTCGCAACCAAAGTAGGTGTTGCATTGCGTCTGTTGGGTCCTGTAATGATGGCAAATCGCAAACATGCACTGTTTGTCGATTTTATGCCTCATTTTAAGGCATTTATGCATAATTTAAAAAGCACAGTGAAAAATGCAGTAAAAGATAAATAG
- a CDS encoding amino acid ABC transporter permease produces the protein MLNKTFSTAAPSVGYRILKPVLSGLLQIAVVTLGLIWLLNAGAEAMNYRWQWYRIPQYLWFIDDGEWFPAELLEGLFVTLKISAVSLIFTLLIGLVTALLRLSDSIVGRGLARGYIELIRNTPLLVQIYLLYFVFGPVLGLERFTTAVLALSLFQGAYTAEIFRAGLNNIPKGQFEACSSLGLSAIDGYRFVILPQMIRRILPPLTNETVSLVKNSSIVSIMAIFDLTTEGRNIVADTAMPFEVWFTVAGIYLCVTLMLSGFAAWLEHKMNVPTQ, from the coding sequence ATGTTAAATAAGACGTTCTCTACAGCAGCCCCCTCAGTAGGCTATAGGATTCTAAAGCCTGTACTCTCTGGTTTATTGCAAATAGCGGTAGTAACACTTGGCTTAATATGGCTATTAAACGCTGGCGCTGAAGCGATGAATTATCGCTGGCAGTGGTATCGCATTCCACAATACCTCTGGTTTATAGACGATGGCGAATGGTTTCCAGCGGAATTGCTCGAAGGCTTATTCGTTACCTTAAAAATATCAGCTGTTAGCCTTATTTTCACCTTGCTCATTGGGCTGGTAACGGCACTATTACGCTTATCTGACTCAATAGTAGGGCGAGGTTTAGCACGAGGTTATATTGAACTGATCCGCAATACACCATTGCTCGTACAAATATACCTTTTGTACTTTGTCTTTGGTCCTGTATTGGGATTAGAGCGATTTACCACAGCAGTTTTAGCCCTTTCGCTGTTTCAAGGTGCTTATACTGCCGAAATTTTTCGGGCTGGCTTAAACAACATTCCCAAAGGACAATTTGAAGCTTGTAGTAGTTTAGGATTATCAGCAATAGACGGGTATCGTTTCGTTATACTACCGCAAATGATCCGTCGAATTTTGCCACCACTCACAAATGAAACCGTCTCTTTAGTAAAAAACTCCTCAATTGTCAGTATCATGGCTATCTTTGATTTAACAACGGAAGGTCGTAATATTGTGGCTGATACAGCAATGCCATTTGAAGTGTGGTTTACCGTCGCTGGCATTTATTTATGCGTTACTTTAATGCTATCAGGGTTTGCGGCTTGGTTAGAACATAAAATGAACGTACCAACACAATAA
- a CDS encoding DUF3653 domain-containing protein, producing the protein MYTGREVGISESWAGWRIAKENLISPNGLSISSNKVLTGTTILEIGAKQDSHNSSLIMKTARTLRNTLKN; encoded by the coding sequence ATGTACACTGGGAGAGAGGTAGGAATAAGTGAAAGCTGGGCAGGGTGGAGAATTGCCAAAGAAAATTTAATTTCACCAAATGGATTGAGTATTTCTTCAAACAAAGTATTAACGGGTACCACGATATTAGAGATAGGTGCAAAGCAAGATAGTCACAACTCATCTCTGATAATGAAAACAGCAAGAACGCTAAGAAATACACTAAAGAACTAA
- a CDS encoding transporter substrate-binding domain-containing protein, producing the protein MKKLLAACLAVMTLMMGTNALAAEKSTLIDIKERGTLRVGLSTFVPWAMRDKQGELVGFEVDVARRLAKDAGLKVEFIPTAWDGIIPALLAGKFDVIIGGLSITPQRNMSVLFTSPYAHSGVQLAANKEKSADKLAIADYNKRSVTLSVRRGAFTVETAKKYFPKAKLRQFDDDAQAFQEVLNGNAHAVLASSPKPEQMAIQYNEKLFIPLTDRLSRGSEAFAIRHGEFDLLNFFNNWILLRTEDGWLKERHDYWFTTLDWQNQISEGQ; encoded by the coding sequence ATGAAAAAATTACTCGCCGCTTGTCTTGCGGTAATGACATTAATGATGGGCACAAACGCCCTTGCCGCAGAAAAAAGTACACTCATTGATATAAAGGAGCGCGGAACATTACGTGTGGGGCTTTCAACATTCGTTCCTTGGGCCATGCGTGATAAACAAGGTGAACTCGTCGGTTTTGAAGTCGATGTTGCTCGTCGTCTTGCTAAAGATGCAGGATTAAAAGTTGAGTTCATTCCTACCGCGTGGGATGGCATTATTCCAGCCCTACTTGCAGGTAAGTTTGATGTCATCATCGGTGGTTTATCAATTACACCACAGCGTAATATGAGTGTTCTATTTACGTCGCCTTATGCACACTCTGGCGTGCAGTTAGCAGCAAATAAAGAAAAATCTGCAGACAAATTAGCGATTGCCGATTACAACAAGCGCAGTGTTACGCTTTCTGTTCGCCGTGGTGCTTTCACGGTAGAAACAGCAAAAAAATACTTTCCAAAAGCCAAATTGCGTCAGTTTGATGATGATGCACAAGCATTCCAAGAAGTACTTAATGGCAACGCACACGCTGTTCTTGCCTCATCACCTAAGCCAGAGCAAATGGCGATTCAGTATAACGAAAAGCTTTTTATTCCATTAACCGATCGTTTAAGCCGAGGCTCTGAAGCATTTGCCATTCGTCATGGTGAATTTGATCTGCTTAATTTCTTCAACAACTGGATTTTACTTCGTACCGAAGATGGCTGGTTAAAAGAGCGTCACGATTACTGGTTCACAACGCTTGATTGGCAAAACCAGATCTCTGAAGGACAATAA
- the aroG gene encoding 3-deoxy-7-phosphoheptulonate synthase AroG, whose translation MQKTDDVRISEIKELLPPVAVLERFPATELAAETVYQSRKSIHNILNDEDDRLLVVVGPCSIHDTEAAIEYGKKLKVLREELKGDLEIVMRVYFEKPRTTVGWKGLINDPYMDNSFKLNDGLRIGRKLLLDLTDMGLPTAGEFLDMITPQYMGDLISWGAIGARTTESQVHRELSSGLSCPVGFKNGTDGNIKIATDAIGSASAPHHFLSVTKYGHSAIVSTLGNEDCHIILRGGKEPNYSSEHVNAVTSQLGNAGQRKKVMIDFSHANSSKKFERQIIVSEDVGQQVAGGNKDIFGVMVESHLVEGRQDIVEGTEPTYGQSITDACIGWADTETVLRQLARDVAKRRQA comes from the coding sequence ATGCAAAAAACAGATGACGTACGCATTAGCGAGATCAAAGAACTTTTACCACCAGTTGCTGTATTGGAAAGATTTCCAGCCACTGAACTGGCGGCTGAAACTGTATATCAGTCACGTAAATCGATTCACAACATTCTGAACGATGAAGATGACCGTTTGTTGGTTGTTGTTGGGCCTTGTTCAATTCATGACACTGAAGCTGCTATCGAATACGGTAAAAAGCTGAAAGTATTACGTGAAGAATTAAAAGGTGACCTTGAAATCGTAATGCGTGTTTACTTTGAAAAACCACGCACCACAGTAGGTTGGAAAGGGTTAATTAACGACCCGTATATGGACAATAGCTTTAAGTTAAATGATGGTTTACGTATTGGACGTAAGTTGCTACTTGATTTGACCGATATGGGCTTACCAACAGCGGGTGAGTTCCTTGATATGATTACCCCACAATACATGGGTGATTTGATCAGCTGGGGCGCAATTGGTGCGCGTACTACAGAATCGCAAGTTCACCGTGAGCTATCTTCAGGACTATCTTGCCCTGTTGGTTTTAAAAACGGTACAGATGGCAACATTAAGATCGCGACCGATGCGATTGGATCGGCAAGTGCACCTCACCACTTTTTATCAGTGACTAAGTATGGTCATTCAGCTATTGTTTCTACTTTGGGTAATGAAGACTGTCATATCATTCTTCGTGGCGGTAAAGAGCCTAATTACAGCTCAGAACACGTTAACGCGGTGACATCACAGCTGGGTAATGCTGGTCAGCGTAAGAAAGTAATGATTGATTTTAGTCATGCTAATAGTTCGAAGAAGTTTGAACGTCAGATTATTGTTTCTGAAGATGTCGGTCAGCAAGTTGCTGGCGGTAACAAAGATATTTTTGGTGTTATGGTTGAAAGCCACCTTGTTGAAGGTCGTCAAGATATCGTAGAAGGCACAGAGCCAACGTATGGTCAAAGTATTACCGATGCATGTATTGGTTGGGCAGATACAGAAACAGTACTTCGTCAATTAGCACGTGATGTTGCTAAGCGTCGTCAAGCATAG
- a CDS encoding DUF4136 domain-containing protein, translating to MNFNVKIKKHGYTVIRHLKDHSMPRFIKMFIGMPFFSLLLVGCSSDVSTDFKENVNYSQFHTYEFAENANKTATSLDAARVKDALNYQLTNKGLKLGTDKKTDLTVKYYIQAESELQSYGTSVGFGYGASNVGVGFSSPTRYRENRYGKLIVELIQNTSNQVIWRSTSQRKLTDEMTPQSRITFIDEQIHEMFKTYPPQ from the coding sequence TTGAACTTCAACGTTAAAATCAAAAAGCATGGCTATACTGTAATCAGACACCTTAAGGATCATTCTATGCCGCGCTTTATTAAGATGTTCATAGGTATGCCATTTTTTAGCTTACTCCTTGTAGGATGTAGCTCTGATGTCTCAACCGATTTTAAAGAAAATGTAAATTACAGCCAATTTCATACTTACGAATTTGCAGAAAATGCGAATAAAACAGCAACAAGCCTAGATGCAGCTCGAGTTAAAGATGCTTTAAATTACCAATTAACAAATAAAGGGTTAAAACTGGGCACAGATAAAAAAACAGATCTAACGGTTAAATATTATATACAAGCAGAATCTGAATTACAGTCTTACGGAACGAGTGTTGGTTTTGGCTACGGCGCTAGCAATGTCGGTGTAGGGTTCAGCTCACCAACACGGTATAGAGAAAATAGATATGGTAAATTGATTGTTGAATTAATCCAAAACACATCAAATCAGGTTATATGGCGTTCAACTTCTCAACGTAAATTGACGGATGAAATGACACCTCAGTCACGAATAACTTTTATTGATGAGCAGATTCATGAAATGTTTAAAACCTACCCGCCACAGTAA
- a CDS encoding DoxX family protein gives MEKMINTLQPYILLISRFLLAAIFINAGWGKIGGYAGTQAYMDSMGVPGAMLPLVILLELGGGLAILFGLLTRFSALSIAAFSVISAFIFHYDPSNSGQMINFMKNISIAGGFLALVAIGPGKLSIDAKLNKHW, from the coding sequence ATGGAAAAGATGATTAATACCTTACAGCCTTACATATTACTTATTTCTCGTTTTCTGCTTGCTGCCATTTTTATCAATGCTGGTTGGGGCAAAATTGGTGGGTATGCAGGCACCCAAGCATATATGGACTCAATGGGTGTACCGGGCGCAATGTTGCCACTGGTGATCTTACTTGAATTAGGCGGGGGCTTAGCAATCTTATTTGGCTTATTAACACGCTTTAGTGCCCTATCAATTGCAGCATTTTCTGTTATTTCAGCCTTTATTTTTCATTACGACCCATCAAACAGCGGTCAAATGATTAACTTTATGAAGAACATTTCAATCGCAGGTGGCTTCTTAGCACTTGTTGCTATTGGCCCTGGAAAACTCAGCATCGATGCTAAGTTGAATAAGCACTGGTAA
- the tnpA gene encoding IS200/IS605-like element ISPpr13 family transposase — MDYRYGSHTVFKIQYHFVFVTKYRYQVLTGDVGLKARELIRQTCHAFEIDILKGVISKDHVHLLVSAPPNMAPSEIMRRIKGRTSAKLFESYPDLKKKYWGRHFWARGYFCVTSGDLTEEMIKEYLDHHFEPKAEDNFRTEG; from the coding sequence ATGGATTATAGATATGGAAGTCATACAGTCTTCAAAATTCAGTACCATTTCGTTTTTGTAACGAAGTATCGTTATCAAGTTTTGACTGGTGATGTTGGCTTGAAAGCTCGAGAGCTAATCAGGCAAACATGTCATGCTTTTGAGATTGATATTTTGAAGGGGGTAATCAGTAAAGATCATGTTCACTTGTTAGTTTCTGCACCACCCAATATGGCACCTAGCGAAATAATGCGAAGGATTAAAGGCCGTACATCGGCTAAGTTGTTCGAGAGTTATCCTGATTTAAAGAAGAAATACTGGGGACGTCATTTTTGGGCTAGAGGCTACTTTTGTGTGACATCTGGTGACCTAACGGAAGAAATGATAAAGGAATACCTTGATCATCACTTTGAGCCCAAGGCTGAAGATAACTTCAGGACAGAAGGCTAA
- a CDS encoding amino acid ABC transporter ATP-binding protein — protein sequence MLAEESETLRDDPIISFLHVDKWYGDFHALKDICLTINRGERLVICGPSGSGKSTLIRCINGLEKYNSGQLNVVGQSLDGKHLKAIRGKVGMVFQHFNLFPHMTVLENLMLAPRRTLKMSKIEAEKLARDYLERVHIGHQADKYPAQLSGGQQQRVAIARSLCMKPDILLFDEPTSALDPEMIREVLDVMKELVNEGITMVCVTHEMGFARQAADRVVFMDEGEIVEIAPPATLFDNPKQQRTKQFLEQILSY from the coding sequence TTGTTAGCTGAAGAATCTGAAACCTTAAGAGATGATCCCATTATTTCTTTTTTACACGTTGATAAGTGGTATGGCGATTTTCACGCCTTGAAAGACATATGCTTAACGATTAACCGTGGTGAACGTTTAGTCATTTGTGGTCCGTCTGGCTCTGGTAAATCAACACTCATTCGCTGTATAAATGGTCTGGAGAAATATAATTCAGGTCAATTGAATGTTGTGGGCCAATCTCTTGATGGTAAACATTTAAAAGCTATTCGTGGCAAAGTCGGTATGGTGTTTCAACACTTTAATCTTTTCCCGCATATGACCGTGCTAGAAAACTTAATGCTCGCTCCACGTCGAACATTAAAAATGTCGAAAATTGAAGCAGAAAAGTTAGCTCGCGATTACCTAGAGCGAGTACATATCGGTCATCAAGCGGATAAATACCCTGCACAACTGTCTGGTGGACAACAACAACGTGTCGCTATTGCCCGTTCGTTATGCATGAAACCCGACATTCTGCTGTTTGATGAGCCGACTTCAGCGCTTGACCCCGAAATGATAAGGGAAGTGCTAGATGTTATGAAAGAGCTTGTTAATGAAGGAATTACTATGGTGTGCGTTACTCATGAAATGGGATTTGCACGTCAAGCCGCTGATCGAGTGGTATTCATGGATGAAGGTGAGATTGTTGAAATTGCGCCACCAGCAACGTTATTTGATAACCCCAAACAACAACGAACCAAGCAGTTCTTAGAACAGATACTAAGTTACTAA
- a CDS encoding crotonase/enoyl-CoA hydratase family protein, with amino-acid sequence MTWNKLDVTEHKGVVTVALNRPEKLNAIDKEMFDELDTISKQLRKRKDIRAVILTGNGGTFSSGIDIKSIVSDKSKVLNLLAKLLPGNANLAQRVSRNWRMIPVPVIAVIEGRCYGGGLQIVMGADIRIVAPSTELSIMEVRWGLVPDMGGLLALREVVSKDVALKLTLTGDIITAEKALEFGVVTEVSEQPMQAAQDLCAKITKASPDAIAAIKHTTNRCWVSSERSLLAKETFSQIRLLLGKNFSIAVKRQRTSTDIEYKDRQSFW; translated from the coding sequence ATGACGTGGAATAAGTTGGACGTAACAGAGCACAAAGGAGTTGTTACTGTCGCTTTAAATCGACCTGAAAAGTTGAATGCGATCGATAAAGAAATGTTCGATGAATTAGACACGATAAGTAAACAGCTGCGTAAACGAAAAGATATTCGAGCCGTTATTTTGACTGGAAATGGCGGTACATTTAGCAGTGGAATTGATATCAAGAGTATTGTTTCTGATAAATCGAAGGTATTGAACTTATTAGCTAAGCTTTTACCCGGCAATGCGAATTTAGCACAACGCGTATCTCGCAATTGGCGGATGATCCCCGTACCTGTAATTGCCGTTATTGAAGGCCGCTGTTACGGTGGCGGGCTTCAAATTGTTATGGGAGCTGATATTCGCATAGTCGCCCCTAGTACTGAATTGTCGATAATGGAGGTACGATGGGGATTAGTACCTGATATGGGCGGCTTATTGGCGCTACGCGAGGTGGTATCGAAAGATGTTGCATTAAAGCTAACCTTAACCGGTGATATTATCACTGCAGAAAAAGCACTAGAATTTGGTGTAGTCACAGAGGTTAGTGAACAACCGATGCAAGCAGCGCAAGATTTATGCGCCAAAATTACGAAAGCTTCCCCCGATGCGATTGCCGCCATTAAGCACACAACTAATCGGTGCTGGGTAAGCAGCGAGCGTAGCTTATTAGCAAAAGAAACGTTTAGCCAAATCCGTTTATTGCTAGGTAAGAACTTTTCTATTGCTGTCAAGCGTCAGCGTACTTCAACTGATATTGAATATAAAGACCGCCAATCTTTTTGGTAA
- a CDS encoding amino acid ABC transporter permease: MSQSNIKNALKKSTPGSNSPALLPFYSRIKLNKLDWILLATISVFIGWIYVQSSAGIHYQWRWHKAIELIFSAGKPGELPYFFQGFVTTIRLSLWGMIFAGLLGLFLGLARRSSLMILRLPAQAYIQLVRNIPPLVFVFIFYFFISSQLVPAIGLADTLRYHTGDINGLQHFLFGSSKLWENLFSGVLCVGLISAAYIAEIIRSGLDAIAKGQWEAADSLGLSRWSRFKDVIFPQAFAGVVPPLAGQFISLVKDSSIISLISIQEMTFVGSEMANSSGLIFEIWLLVGAGYLVLCLGLSLLFSRLEKRSQRHLAR; encoded by the coding sequence TTGTCGCAAAGCAACATTAAAAATGCATTAAAAAAAAGCACACCGGGAAGCAATTCCCCGGCGCTGCTGCCGTTCTATTCAAGAATTAAACTCAATAAACTTGATTGGATTTTACTTGCTACTATCAGCGTATTTATTGGTTGGATTTATGTTCAATCTTCTGCTGGCATTCATTATCAATGGCGCTGGCATAAAGCTATAGAGCTGATATTCTCGGCAGGCAAACCAGGCGAGCTCCCCTACTTCTTTCAAGGATTTGTGACCACTATTCGCCTAAGTTTATGGGGAATGATATTTGCGGGTTTACTCGGTTTATTTCTCGGCCTTGCTCGTCGTTCATCATTGATGATTTTACGGCTACCGGCACAAGCTTATATTCAACTTGTTCGGAATATTCCACCGCTTGTTTTTGTTTTTATCTTCTACTTTTTTATTTCAAGCCAATTGGTTCCTGCGATTGGGCTTGCTGATACACTTCGCTACCATACTGGTGATATTAATGGCTTACAGCACTTCTTATTTGGTTCATCCAAATTATGGGAGAACCTATTTTCAGGCGTACTCTGTGTAGGCTTGATTTCTGCCGCTTACATTGCTGAAATTATACGTTCAGGGCTTGATGCGATAGCGAAAGGACAGTGGGAGGCAGCCGACTCTTTAGGCCTTTCACGTTGGAGCCGATTTAAAGACGTGATTTTTCCGCAAGCTTTTGCGGGCGTAGTACCACCGTTGGCGGGTCAGTTTATCTCGTTGGTGAAAGACTCTTCGATCATCTCACTCATCTCAATTCAAGAAATGACCTTTGTCGGCAGTGAAATGGCTAATTCATCAGGGCTGATCTTCGAAATTTGGCTATTAGTGGGTGCTGGATATCTGGTGTTATGTTTAGGGCTATCACTATTATTTAGTCGTTTAGAAAAACGCAGCCAACGACATCTAGCTCGGTAA